In Thermobaculum terrenum ATCC BAA-798, one genomic interval encodes:
- a CDS encoding aldose 1-epimerase family protein produces MTQLYGKQYSKDELERMTGYMFQLAGIQLGELTDGRARGMRVATVRTGSGFEFQVLLDRAMDIWLAEHAGRPLAWLHPALGGPALYEPRGDGWARTFGGGLVTTCGLTHFGHPEVDQGEELGLHGRISHCAASSCQVREGWQGDDYTLELTGVTRQAVLFGEYLTLERTISTRLGANHLAIHDRVRNDGYRPTPHMILYHCNFGFPVVSPDSEVLLADEAVRPRDEDARAGVDRWHLFEAPQADFREQVFFHQPRVGADGMVRAAIVNRQLGFGAFIRYRAAELPCLAQWKMMGARDYVCALEPANYWETPRHVLREEGRLRFLQPGEEVDYYLEIGALTSVEEVQAFEREIGE; encoded by the coding sequence ACGAGCTCGAGAGGATGACGGGCTACATGTTCCAACTGGCGGGGATCCAGCTCGGGGAGCTCACGGACGGCAGGGCTCGGGGGATGCGGGTGGCGACGGTGCGGACGGGCTCCGGGTTCGAGTTCCAGGTGCTGCTCGACCGCGCCATGGATATATGGCTTGCGGAGCACGCGGGCAGGCCCCTCGCCTGGCTGCACCCGGCGCTGGGAGGACCAGCGCTCTACGAGCCCCGGGGCGACGGCTGGGCGCGCACGTTCGGAGGGGGGCTGGTCACGACCTGCGGGCTCACGCACTTCGGGCACCCCGAGGTGGACCAGGGGGAGGAGCTGGGGCTGCACGGGCGCATCTCCCACTGCGCGGCGAGCAGCTGCCAAGTCCGTGAGGGCTGGCAGGGCGATGATTACACCCTCGAGCTCACGGGCGTGACCCGTCAGGCCGTCCTGTTCGGGGAGTACCTCACCCTGGAGCGGACCATCTCCACCCGCCTGGGAGCCAACCACCTGGCCATCCACGACAGGGTGCGCAACGACGGCTACCGCCCCACGCCCCACATGATCCTCTACCACTGCAACTTCGGGTTCCCGGTGGTCAGCCCCGACTCCGAGGTGCTGCTGGCGGACGAGGCCGTGCGGCCCAGGGACGAGGACGCGAGGGCTGGCGTGGACCGCTGGCACCTCTTCGAGGCCCCACAGGCGGACTTCCGCGAGCAGGTGTTCTTCCACCAGCCGCGCGTGGGCGCCGATGGCATGGTGCGCGCGGCCATAGTCAACCGGCAGCTGGGCTTCGGGGCGTTCATCAGGTACCGCGCGGCCGAGCTGCCTTGCCTGGCGCAATGGAAGATGATGGGCGCCAGGGACTACGTCTGCGCGCTCGAGCCGGCCAACTACTGGGAGACCCCTCGCCACGTGCTCCGCGAGGAGGGCAGGCTGAGGTTCCTGCAGCCCGGGGAAGAGGTCGATTACTACCTGGAGATAGGAGCGCTGACCTCGGTGGAGGAAGTACAGGCGTTCGAGCGGGAGATAGGGGAGTAG
- a CDS encoding ABC transporter ATP-binding protein encodes MSTVDYGAWIRVQGLRKRFGRNEVLKGLDLEVEPGQFVAIVGRSGCGKSTLLRLLSGLEAPDEGWIEINGRPLSGRNPAARVMFQDARLLPWKRVLDNVALGRRDAPLEEARAMLRHVGLAGRERDWPAQLSGGQKQRVALARALLSHPAMLLLDEPLGALDALTRIEMQGLVESLWWRGRFTAIMVTHDVEEAVALADRVVLLEHGRVALDEWVDLDRPRKRGDQRFGAIKERLLSRVMQGGAVDQPAGSEDSLPVEKVAVSLGSS; translated from the coding sequence ATGAGTACTGTGGACTACGGCGCCTGGATCAGGGTACAGGGGCTCCGCAAGCGGTTCGGGCGCAACGAGGTGCTGAAGGGGCTGGACCTGGAGGTGGAGCCCGGACAGTTCGTGGCGATAGTGGGCCGCAGCGGCTGCGGCAAGAGCACGCTGCTTCGGTTGCTGTCGGGCCTGGAGGCGCCCGATGAGGGCTGGATCGAGATCAACGGCCGGCCATTGAGCGGCAGGAACCCCGCCGCCAGGGTGATGTTCCAGGACGCCAGGCTCTTGCCCTGGAAGAGGGTGCTGGATAACGTGGCCCTGGGCCGCAGGGATGCTCCCCTGGAGGAGGCGAGGGCGATGCTGAGGCACGTGGGGCTGGCCGGCAGGGAGCGCGACTGGCCCGCCCAGCTGTCGGGCGGCCAGAAGCAGCGCGTGGCGCTCGCCCGCGCCCTGCTCTCGCATCCTGCTATGCTGCTGCTCGATGAGCCCCTGGGGGCCCTGGACGCCCTCACGCGCATCGAGATGCAGGGGCTGGTGGAGTCGCTCTGGTGGCGAGGCCGCTTCACGGCCATCATGGTGACGCACGACGTGGAGGAGGCCGTGGCTCTCGCCGACCGCGTGGTGCTGCTGGAGCACGGCAGGGTGGCCCTCGACGAGTGGGTGGACCTGGATCGCCCCCGCAAGAGGGGCGACCAGCGATTCGGGGCCATCAAGGAGAGGCTGTTGTCCCGCGTCATGCAGGGCGGGGCTGTGGACCAGCCCGCCGGCTCGGAGGACTCCCTGCCCGTGGAGAAGGTGGCGGTCAGCCTAGGCAGCTCGTAG